The proteins below come from a single Iocasia fonsfrigidae genomic window:
- a CDS encoding alpha/beta fold hydrolase, translating to MSRYTSFQHLLQVYDNISARYAFKAEYLSQYRLWKKKLRVKLADITGLNQMTFSELKPEVLETEKMDDYKRIKMIIQTEPAVLMPFYILLPDDLQEGEERAAVIAPHGHDSGGKYAVAGRSDIPGVNRVIEKYNYDYGIQLVKKGYIVFCPDARGFGERREIIKQGDEGEDILSSSCHELNNLAIALGQSLTGMFVWDLMRLLDYAETCQYVDSTRIAVCGFSGGGLQALWLAVMDQRVKAAIVAGYFHGFKDTIFQSNMCSCNFVPQLWRYCDMGDLGAMIAPRPLMIKSGSKDKLNGNSGLANVYSQLEIVRSAYKLMNAEGNLYHHVFNGGHIWNGDRVDEFLKSAFS from the coding sequence TTGAGCCGTTATACCAGTTTTCAACATTTATTACAGGTTTATGATAATATATCTGCTAGATATGCTTTTAAAGCAGAGTATCTATCACAATATAGATTGTGGAAGAAAAAACTTAGGGTAAAACTTGCTGATATTACAGGATTAAATCAGATGACCTTCTCTGAATTAAAACCGGAAGTCCTTGAGACAGAGAAGATGGATGATTATAAAAGAATTAAGATGATAATTCAAACTGAACCTGCTGTATTAATGCCGTTTTATATATTACTCCCTGATGATTTACAGGAAGGGGAAGAAAGGGCAGCTGTAATTGCACCACATGGACATGATAGTGGTGGAAAATATGCAGTTGCTGGTAGAAGTGATATACCAGGGGTTAACAGGGTGATAGAGAAGTATAATTATGATTATGGGATCCAGTTAGTAAAAAAGGGTTATATAGTTTTCTGCCCTGATGCCCGGGGTTTTGGTGAAAGAAGGGAAATAATAAAGCAGGGGGATGAGGGCGAAGACATCTTAAGTAGCAGCTGTCATGAACTTAATAATCTGGCTATAGCACTGGGCCAGTCTCTTACAGGAATGTTTGTCTGGGATTTAATGCGTTTGCTGGATTATGCTGAAACCTGTCAATATGTAGATAGTACTAGAATTGCTGTATGTGGTTTTTCTGGAGGGGGCTTACAGGCTCTCTGGCTGGCGGTAATGGATCAGAGAGTAAAGGCAGCTATTGTTGCCGGGTATTTTCATGGTTTTAAAGATACTATTTTTCAATCAAATATGTGTAGCTGTAATTTTGTGCCTCAATTATGGCGTTATTGTGATATGGGAGACCTGGGGGCTATGATTGCACCAAGGCCTTTAATGATAAAATCCGGTAGTAAGGATAAGCTTAATGGCAATAGCGGCCTTGCCAATGTTTATAGTCAACTTGAAATTGTTCGTAGTGCTTATAAACTAATGAATGCAGAGGGAAATCTTTACCATCATGTCTTTAATGGTGGTCATATCTGGAATGGAGATAGGGTTGATGAATTTCTTAAAAGCGCTTTCTCTTAA
- a CDS encoding AraC family transcriptional regulator, protein MTPEKSDLIVEHISRKGAPFNMAARHYHDQYEIYYLLNGERYYFIDNRTYHIKKGDIVLIDKNILHKTNTTREYPHERILIQFSTDITDKITKDIDLYHCFHLKQNVYSLNPEEQLWMENHLFNILQEKKKKQAGYFTYVTILITELLIFLNRFIKSTTSCSANYPNETHKKISEIAGFINNNFNNKLSLTELAEQFNYSPTYLSKTFKKVTGFSFVEYKNNVRIKEASKLLQQSSLNITEIACQVGYNNLTHFGRIFKNITGHSPLKYRKIKENSRKKIN, encoded by the coding sequence ATGACCCCGGAAAAGTCAGATTTGATAGTAGAACACATTAGTAGAAAAGGAGCTCCTTTTAATATGGCGGCCAGACATTATCATGATCAATATGAAATATATTATCTCCTTAATGGTGAACGTTATTACTTTATAGATAATAGGACATATCACATAAAAAAAGGTGACATTGTTCTGATAGATAAGAATATTTTGCATAAGACCAATACAACCAGGGAGTACCCCCATGAAAGAATCTTAATACAATTCAGTACTGACATAACTGATAAAATAACTAAAGACATTGATTTATATCACTGTTTTCATTTAAAACAAAATGTATACTCTTTAAACCCTGAAGAACAATTATGGATGGAAAATCACTTATTCAATATCTTACAGGAAAAAAAGAAAAAACAGGCAGGTTACTTCACTTATGTTACTATTTTAATTACAGAATTACTTATTTTTCTTAATAGATTTATCAAGTCAACAACTTCTTGTTCAGCAAATTATCCCAATGAAACCCATAAAAAAATATCTGAGATAGCAGGTTTTATAAATAATAATTTTAATAATAAACTATCTCTGACTGAGCTGGCAGAACAATTTAATTACAGTCCCACTTATTTAAGCAAGACCTTTAAGAAAGTAACTGGTTTCTCATTTGTCGAGTATAAAAATAATGTGAGAATTAAAGAGGCCAGTAAATTACTACAGCAAAGCAGTCTAAATATTACTGAAATCGCCTGTCAGGTAGGTTATAACAATCTAACCCATTTTGGGCGCATATTTAAAAATATAACCGGTCACTCCCCCCTGAAATATAGAAAAATAAAGGAAAATTCAAGAAAAAAGATTAATTAA
- a CDS encoding transketolase, which translates to MGNTVAELKKKAVVIRENILETIGVGKKGHVGGSMSSADLVTALYFYKMNHDANNPEDPDRDRFIFSKGHSVLAQYAALAETGYFSKDELKKTKTFGSILQGHPEKDTPGIEANTGSLGQGLSLGLGMALGGKLDKRAYNVYVIVGDGELAEGQIWEAIIAANNFKVDNLVAIVDSNKVQATGPIAERYDLGDIKAKFEASGWETFEIDGHNMEEIVEALDATDNVKGRPSVIIANTVKGKGVSFAENKASYHNAKLTEEQYRQAKEDIANL; encoded by the coding sequence TTGGGGAATACAGTTGCTGAATTAAAGAAAAAAGCTGTAGTAATAAGGGAAAATATATTAGAGACTATTGGAGTAGGCAAAAAGGGGCATGTAGGGGGTTCGATGTCATCAGCTGATCTAGTAACAGCTCTCTATTTTTATAAGATGAATCATGATGCTAATAATCCTGAAGACCCTGACCGTGACCGGTTTATTTTTAGTAAGGGGCATTCAGTTTTGGCTCAGTATGCTGCCCTGGCTGAAACAGGTTATTTCTCAAAAGATGAACTTAAGAAAACTAAAACCTTTGGTTCTATCTTACAGGGACACCCTGAAAAAGACACACCAGGAATTGAAGCTAATACAGGGTCATTAGGACAAGGACTGTCATTAGGCTTAGGGATGGCCCTGGGTGGTAAACTGGATAAACGTGCTTATAATGTTTATGTAATTGTTGGGGATGGTGAACTGGCTGAGGGACAGATATGGGAAGCAATTATTGCCGCTAATAATTTTAAAGTAGATAATCTAGTGGCTATAGTAGATAGCAATAAAGTCCAGGCTACTGGCCCAATAGCTGAGAGATATGATTTAGGTGATATTAAGGCTAAATTTGAGGCTTCAGGCTGGGAAACTTTCGAAATAGATGGTCATAATATGGAAGAGATCGTTGAAGCTTTAGATGCTACAGATAATGTCAAAGGTAGACCTTCAGTGATAATAGCCAATACAGTTAAAGGTAAAGGTGTATCTTTTGCAGAAAACAAGGCGAGTTATCACAATGCT
- a CDS encoding FadR/GntR family transcriptional regulator, translating into MKPIKKRESLSRQVFEQLKQQIITGKWEPGEKIPSENELSEMLNVSRVTIREALQTLVALDLLEKKQGEGTFVKELSGETYIDALLPTFVNLKRSKSFSVHEYRKIIEVGAIELVVERVTDEDIVELKKILNNMKKYKDDLERFALEDLNFHLTLCQITKNPIIEKANFLMKDYLKETMSEIIKTMGSEDGIRYHGEIIEAIENKDKEAAKELMEKHLDNNLNYI; encoded by the coding sequence ATGAAACCGATTAAAAAGCGTGAGAGTTTAAGTCGTCAGGTTTTTGAACAATTAAAACAGCAAATTATCACAGGCAAATGGGAGCCTGGGGAGAAAATCCCCTCTGAGAATGAATTATCTGAAATGTTAAATGTCAGCCGGGTGACTATAAGAGAGGCCTTGCAGACATTGGTAGCCCTGGATTTACTTGAAAAAAAACAGGGTGAGGGTACTTTTGTCAAGGAATTATCTGGTGAGACATATATTGATGCCCTGCTGCCGACTTTTGTAAATCTAAAACGTTCCAAATCATTTTCTGTTCATGAATATAGAAAAATAATAGAAGTTGGAGCAATTGAATTAGTAGTAGAAAGGGTTACTGATGAAGACATAGTAGAGTTAAAAAAAATATTGAATAATATGAAAAAATATAAAGATGACTTAGAGAGATTTGCTTTAGAGGATTTGAATTTTCATTTAACACTATGTCAGATCACTAAAAATCCTATCATTGAAAAGGCAAATTTTCTGATGAAAGATTATTTAAAAGAAACTATGTCAGAAATTATTAAAACTATGGGTTCAGAAGATGGAATCCGTTACCATGGTGAAATTATTGAGGCTATTGAGAATAAGGATAAAGAAGCTGCCAAAGAGTTAATGGAAAAACACTTAGATAATAATTTAAATTATATTTGA